Proteins encoded by one window of Methanobacterium formicicum:
- a CDS encoding metalloprotease, with the protein MVNFTSREIRDIIISMLVIAGAFAYVFKDINHGNFISLIPVALVAVGLGFVFHELAHKFMAVRYGFYAEYRLWVQGLILAIVTAALGFVFAAPGAVYIHGQHISKEENGKISIAGPLTNIALAIIFFAILLFAPYSPLLSLVCSLGFFVNSFLAFFNLLPVFMLDGAKVFKWNPLIWLVTIAVAFVMMAYPYIIAYMF; encoded by the coding sequence ATGGTTAACTTCACATCCCGTGAGATCAGGGACATTATAATCTCCATGCTGGTCATTGCCGGGGCTTTTGCCTATGTATTCAAGGATATAAACCATGGAAACTTTATATCACTCATACCCGTGGCTTTAGTAGCTGTTGGACTGGGATTCGTCTTTCACGAGCTAGCCCATAAATTCATGGCAGTAAGATATGGTTTTTATGCCGAATACCGGCTATGGGTTCAAGGATTAATTCTGGCCATAGTAACCGCGGCTTTGGGATTTGTTTTCGCTGCACCAGGTGCAGTTTACATTCACGGACAGCACATTTCCAAGGAGGAAAACGGGAAAATATCAATTGCCGGCCCCTTAACTAACATAGCGCTGGCCATCATATTTTTCGCTATCCTGCTATTTGCACCGTACTCTCCGCTATTATCCCTGGTTTGTAGTCTTGGATTTTTTGTTAACAGTTTTTTAGCATTTTTCAACCTGCTCCCGGTGTTCATGTTAGACGGGGCGAAGGTGTTCAAATGGAATCCCCTTATATGGCTGGTTACCATTGCCGTAGCATTTGTAATGATGGCCTATCCATACATTATAGCTTACATGTTCTAG
- a CDS encoding HIT family protein, translating into MNNSCEYCQIDGGYGELIGETTHWMVYLAPSQRYLGTCVVALKRHCNNLSQVSNEEWTDFARVVQKMEESLEQIFQPTLYNWSCYKNSVFRKPNPNPEIHWHFIPRYQDPVYFEGIEFHDPDFGYIPRPEKREIPPKAMKKLAIKLKNSFTSK; encoded by the coding sequence ATGAATAACAGTTGTGAGTACTGCCAGATAGACGGAGGTTACGGGGAACTTATAGGGGAGACCACCCACTGGATGGTGTATCTGGCACCCAGTCAACGTTACCTGGGAACCTGCGTGGTGGCCCTTAAAAGACACTGCAACAATCTTTCCCAGGTGAGTAATGAGGAGTGGACTGATTTTGCCAGGGTAGTCCAAAAAATGGAAGAATCACTGGAACAGATATTCCAGCCCACCTTATACAACTGGAGTTGCTATAAAAATTCTGTTTTCAGGAAGCCTAATCCTAACCCGGAAATCCACTGGCACTTCATTCCCCGGTACCAGGACCCAGTGTATTTTGAGGGGATCGAATTTCATGACCCTGATTTTGGCTATATTCCCCGCCCTGAAAAAAGGGAAATACCCCCCAAGGCCATGAAAAAGCTGGCCATAAAATTAAAAAACAGTTTTACATCCAAATGA
- a CDS encoding M24 family metallopeptidase, whose product MKIDKIIEKMDQNDLKTIIILKPENIAYVTGFYPSSIAILILKDEPVLFSSKMDLEEAHQKSSIAVEEFKSLSELRKTLQATIQGKVGVEYSMSMGTYRKLCGELPVELTHIIEDFRAIKSADEIKKIKGAIKIAEDSFKNLDLAVSEDNLAAQIEYNMRSAGSIKPSFETIVASGPRSSLPHASTTSKPLESPLMIDWGALYQNYASDMTRTLIRGGEKEEEIFSIVLEAQQKAIEAIKPGVKASYIDEVARGVIEDYGYGDNFIHSTGHGVGLEIHEKPSLSFKSDEILEKGMVVTVEPGIYLEGKLGIRVEDMVLVKNQAQVLTHLPREILF is encoded by the coding sequence ATGAAAATAGATAAAATAATAGAAAAGATGGATCAAAACGATCTAAAAACAATAATCATATTAAAACCTGAAAATATAGCATATGTAACTGGTTTCTATCCTTCAAGCATCGCAATTTTAATATTAAAAGATGAACCCGTGCTTTTTTCCTCAAAAATGGATCTGGAGGAAGCTCACCAAAAATCCAGCATAGCTGTGGAAGAATTCAAATCCCTGAGCGAACTTAGAAAAACCCTCCAAGCAACAATCCAGGGTAAAGTGGGGGTGGAGTATTCCATGAGCATGGGGACCTACAGAAAGCTATGTGGAGAACTCCCGGTGGAGCTTACTCACATCATTGAAGATTTCCGGGCAATTAAATCAGCAGATGAGATTAAAAAGATTAAAGGAGCCATCAAGATTGCCGAGGATTCCTTTAAAAATCTGGATTTGGCAGTGAGTGAAGATAATCTGGCGGCCCAAATAGAGTACAACATGAGGTCGGCCGGTTCCATAAAACCTTCTTTTGAAACCATAGTAGCTTCAGGGCCAAGATCAAGTCTACCCCATGCATCTACAACCTCTAAACCGTTAGAAAGTCCCTTAATGATAGATTGGGGTGCCCTGTACCAGAACTATGCCTCGGACATGACCCGTACCTTAATCCGTGGCGGGGAAAAAGAGGAAGAAATTTTTTCCATAGTGCTGGAGGCTCAGCAAAAAGCAATAGAAGCCATAAAACCCGGTGTTAAAGCTTCCTACATTGATGAGGTAGCCCGTGGTGTTATTGAAGATTATGGGTATGGTGATAATTTCATACACTCCACTGGACATGGAGTGGGATTAGAAATTCATGAAAAACCATCCTTATCTTTTAAAAGTGATGAAATACTGGAAAAGGGAATGGTAGTCACTGTTGAACCCGGGATATATCTGGAGGGAAAATTAGGGATCCGGGTGGAAGATATGGTACTGGTCAAAAACCAGGCCCAGGTTTTAACCCACCTTCCCCGAGAAATTTTATTTTAA
- a CDS encoding type II secretion system F family protein: MALIPPALAPISNSIDNIFPDKYLVRLQEILIRSGMYVKASDLLTLICGAGLLLGIIVLIAFMIMGVNPVIGFIIGLIAPAALIFGWIFFMMEKRVDAIEQGTPDFLRQISSLLRSGVGVETAMEDISKHGKGPLNDELKRAVIEIKIGSTFEDALLGMSERLKSKTLDRTFRMIIEGRRVGGSLADVIETVAEDLRAILALQRERKANVMMSVMFLLIAAIVAAPFALGMIMSYSAFIGSLGKPNPLIGAAATGATGYILIHSVIAGLLMGIVLYGSAKKGVKFSLALAPVAYGIFYVIQTLGPSILGIS; this comes from the coding sequence ATGGCCCTTATACCCCCGGCACTTGCCCCTATATCCAACAGTATTGATAATATTTTTCCTGACAAATATCTGGTACGACTACAGGAAATCCTGATTCGTTCGGGTATGTATGTCAAGGCTTCCGATCTTTTGACCCTGATTTGTGGTGCCGGATTGTTACTGGGGATAATCGTTCTTATCGCATTTATGATAATGGGTGTCAATCCCGTAATAGGTTTCATTATAGGTTTAATTGCCCCTGCAGCCCTCATATTTGGTTGGATCTTCTTTATGATGGAAAAAAGGGTGGATGCCATTGAACAGGGCACACCTGATTTTTTAAGGCAGATTTCATCACTTTTAAGATCAGGGGTGGGTGTAGAAACTGCCATGGAAGATATTTCTAAACACGGGAAAGGTCCCTTAAACGACGAGCTCAAAAGGGCAGTAATTGAAATAAAAATAGGAAGTACATTTGAGGATGCTCTTCTGGGAATGAGTGAACGCCTGAAATCTAAAACACTGGATAGAACATTCCGGATGATCATCGAAGGTCGCAGAGTAGGGGGTAGCCTGGCTGATGTTATTGAAACGGTTGCCGAAGATTTAAGGGCTATTCTGGCATTGCAGAGGGAAAGAAAAGCTAACGTTATGATGTCAGTGATGTTCCTACTGATAGCAGCCATAGTCGCCGCTCCTTTCGCACTAGGAATGATCATGTCATATTCTGCCTTTATAGGATCACTGGGTAAGCCTAATCCATTGATAGGTGCGGCCGCAACGGGAGCAACTGGATACATTCTCATCCACTCGGTAATTGCTGGTTTACTAATGGGAATCGTGTTGTATGGAAGTGCCAAAAAGGGAGTTAAATTCTCACTTGCTCTAGCTCCAGTGGCCTATGGAATATTTTATGTAATTCAGACCCTGGGACCATCTATCCTGGGAATTTCATGA